The DNA segment TCCTCATCACTGATGAGCTATTCTATTATATTAGTTCGACATAAATAACGAAAATCCTTCTCATAATTTAACTTTTTAATAGATTTTTATAGTTATTATCCAAAATTTCAAAAGTACTATAATGAGTATTTTAAATTTCCAAACTATCCCTTACAATAAATGAAACAACAAACAAGTCTCTTTCAATATCAGGTAAAAAAAATAAACGTCAATCGAAGTAGTCATTATCTAATATTTTTGTTTAAAAAGCACCTTCCGCCTACTTTTTTATAATAATATTTAAATTCTTATAACTTTTGGAAAATTTTCTCAAAAAAATTATTATATGACGCAGATCGTATGTTAACCAAAAACTTAAGCTTAAAGTTTTTACATCAGAATTAAACGTTGATTATAATGTAAAAATCCTGTTTTCTCAAATTGATGGTCAACATATAGCGTTTTTATTAAATCTAAGACAATATATTGACATTTCTTGGCTAAAATTAACTTTCTACGGTAGAATCAACTTTACTTTTTTTAAATATACTGTTTACTTGGTCGATTATTTGAGGTGCGACATCTATTATTCTTTCTACTGTGGTATTTTGGCTAATTGACAGAAGTCTTACTTGTTCTTTGCCAACAACTAAAAAAGCTACCGGCTTTACTGTAACCCCGGCACCGCTACCGCCACCGAAAGGAAACTCCGGCTTATCTTTCTTATCATTTTCTTTTGAACCTTTTGCATCAAATTCGCTTCCTCCTGCTGCAAAGCCAAAGCAGACACATGAAACCGGGATTATTACGCTCCCGTCTTGAGTCTCAACGGCATCCCCAACTATTGTATTTACATCGACCATTTCCTTAATACTCTCCATTGAAGTTTTTATTAAACTCTGAATAGGATGTTCATCCATGGTCTTATCGCTCCTTTTTATTGCCAATATGGCTATAGATAATAGAATTTTTTTTCGATAATATCCATTACCAAACAAGGATTAAACTTGCAATAATAATATGACCAACCCTTGCTTGAAATATACAATTCATTTCAATTTCTAGAGGTTCTTGACTTGCAAAAACCGGATTTATATTTACTTTT comes from the Tepidanaerobacter acetatoxydans Re1 genome and includes:
- the ytfJ gene encoding GerW family sporulation protein, whose amino-acid sequence is MDEHPIQSLIKTSMESIKEMVDVNTIVGDAVETQDGSVIIPVSCVCFGFAAGGSEFDAKGSKENDKKDKPEFPFGGGSGAGVTVKPVAFLVVGKEQVRLLSISQNTTVERIIDVAPQIIDQVNSIFKKSKVDSTVES